GCGGAAGCTCATACTTTCAAATGATTAGTTACTAGAACAGGAGGCTGATAGTGAACCGTTTATCAGAAAAATAGTCCAGAGCGAGGGTACAAGAACCGCCTCGCTCTGGACTATAAAAAGGTTCAATACCACAGGAGAGAGAGACTGGAAAGTCCTTTTCCTAATGTTCTATCAATGAATGGTAAAGGAGACGCCCGTCCAGTTTTCGGTTAATTTCCATAATCGCCGGGCATTGGCTTCATCTAATGAATAGGGTTGTACGCCACGCATGGGAGAAGCATCCGTAGCTAAATCAGCAACTTCTACATCTTCGCAATACACACCTCCCAGCTGATCCAGCAAGGGGCTGGTCGCACACCAAACCGTTGTCGCTGCTCCTTGTGGAATGCTTTTAAGCGAGTCGATGACTTCCGCAATGGGATTGCCCTGCTCATCGTAAAAGCCCAGTTGCTGGAGTATTTCCAAGGGTGCTTCGCGGGTCAATTCCGTTCCCCAGATATTACCCGGGTGAAGCGAGTAACTCCTTACCCCGAAGGATTTCGCCCGATTATCCAATTCAAGAGAAAATAAGTTGAGGGCAGATTTGGATTGCCCGTAGGCCTGTAAGGTTTCATAATTCCGGCGATCAAAGTTTGGATCGTCGAAATTGAAAGGGGCAAAATGGTGCCCTAATGAAGAAACATTAACGACCCGAGCTCCGTCCGCTTGTTTGAGAGCATCCCACAAACGGGCCGTTAGCTGGAATGTAGCCAAATAATTGACCGCTAATTGCGATTCAAAACCTCTGGAATCCCGGCGTAAGGGGACAAACATGATTCCAGCGTTATTGATGAGCAAATGCAGGGGTCTACCCGAGGCGATAAATTGGGCGGCAAAACGATCAATAGAGTTCGGATCGATTAAATCGAGTGCTTCAATTTCGACATTCGCAAGTCCTTTCAGATTCTGCTTGGCCTTTGCCACATCTCTGGCTGGTACGATAACGGTGGCTCCCGCCTGCGACAGCGTTTTCACCGTTTCTAAACCGATTCCCGTATTGCCACCCGTGACGATGGCGACTTGACCCTCAAGGTCAATTCCTTTGATAACCTCTTGTGTGGTAGAGGCAGCAGTAAAGCCGGAACCGATAGGCTTTTGTAACGCTCCTGCGTCATTCGTTTGGGACGTTTCCATATTTTCAGAGTCTATAGCAAGGCAAAAGTTGACAGCCAACTTTTGCCTTGGAAATGATAATCAGGTTATAGTACCACCCTTGACTTAAAGCCGGGCGGAGCTACCCGTTTACAGACCGTAAATACCACCCGAAACGGAGATTTTTTCACCCGTAATCCAGGCCGCATCGTCAGAAGCGAGGAATACCGCTACGCGGGCAATGTCTTCGGGCTGCCCGATGCGACCCAGTGGGGTATGAGCAATGAGGTTCTTCTCGAAATCACTGCCGCTAAAGCCCGCCGCATGGGTGCCCTCCGTTTCTACTGAACCGGGCAGAATGGAGT
This portion of the Siphonobacter curvatus genome encodes:
- a CDS encoding SDR family NAD(P)-dependent oxidoreductase, with the protein product METSQTNDAGALQKPIGSGFTAASTTQEVIKGIDLEGQVAIVTGGNTGIGLETVKTLSQAGATVIVPARDVAKAKQNLKGLANVEIEALDLIDPNSIDRFAAQFIASGRPLHLLINNAGIMFVPLRRDSRGFESQLAVNYLATFQLTARLWDALKQADGARVVNVSSLGHHFAPFNFDDPNFDRRNYETLQAYGQSKSALNLFSLELDNRAKSFGVRSYSLHPGNIWGTELTREAPLEILQQLGFYDEQGNPIAEVIDSLKSIPQGAATTVWCATSPLLDQLGGVYCEDVEVADLATDASPMRGVQPYSLDEANARRLWKLTENWTGVSFTIH